AGAGTCTTTAGGGCCTCTTCATCTCGAAGATCTGTATCATAAATAACCTTTTGCTCATGAAAGGCATATAATTGCTCTAATTTTTCCTTATCTCGTCCCAATAAAATCAGAAAATCCTCTGCTAAGAGTGGCACCATTTCTTGTACTAGACCACCAGAAGCTCCTGTTATTAAAATCTTTCTCACACTTCAACCTCTTCCAAATCTTTTACAATGTGGACATTCTCAAAAATCGTACTTGCATCCTTGCGAAGCTGACTAATATCCTTAGATAAGAAGCGCGGACTAATATGATTGAGCAGCAAGCGTTTGGCTCCTGCATCTTTTGCCACCAAGGCTGCCTCCATATTGGTCGAATGACCATGTTTTCGAGCGATGACCTCATCACCCTTACCATAAGTCGCCTCATGCACCAATACATCTGCATTAACCGCTAGCCGCACACTAGCATGGCATTTGCGGGTATCCCCTAAGATTGTGACAACCTTACCAGGTCGCGGAGGAGAAAGATAGTCGCTAGCTACAATTTCTCTGCCGTCTTCTAAGATAACATTTTCACCATTTTTAATCTTTCCAAAGAGGGGACCAAATGGTACACCTGCCGCACGAAGCGCTTCTGCATCTAACGTTCCTTCCAAATCTTTTTGAACCACACGATAGCCGACACAGGGTACCGTATGGTCAAGTTGATCTGCAAATACCGTGAATTTATCTGTATCAAGCACCCTTTCTACCGTATCAACATCAAACTCATGAAAATGAATGCGGTAAGGTAGGCGAGAACCCGATACTTTCAGACTCGTCAAGACAAACTGGCGGATACCTATCGGTCCATAAATATCAATATCAGTCTGCTCTTCATTTCCTTGAAAAGAGCGACTCGATAAAAAGCCTGGTAAACCAAAGATATGGTCACCATGTAAATGAGTAATAAAAATCTTACTAATCTTTCGTGGTCGAATAGCAGTTTCTAAAATCCGGTTTTGCGTTCCCTCCCCACAATCAAACAACCAGACTTCATTGATTTCATCGAGTAATTTCAATGCTAAACTCGATACATTACGTGCTTTGGAGGGCTGTCCCGCTCCAGTTCCTAAAAATTGAATATACATATACTTCTTTCTATTTTTGAATAGAGATAATCGCTTTTCTTCCTGACCAAGCATAGTAGGCTTGACCGGAATACTGGCTTGCAATCTCTATCACCTCTTCTTGGTTAAAACCTGAAATCTGCACCCAGTCCGCACTTTCAGCAAGGTCTGTTAAGAGATAAGAACTCTCTACTGCTATAAGACTGTCCTCATCGATAGCCAAGGGCTGCATCCAAATCAGGTCATCTTTGACAAAAACGGAGTAATGAGGAAAAATCTGTGCAATCTCAAAAAGCAAATCAGACGTTACTGGCTCATTTTTTTCAGCAAATACTTGTGCTAATTCTGCCTCATTATGATAGGCAAAACCAAACGACTTTCCAGATAGATTCAGGCGAACAAATGGTTTTTTCTCTTCAAATGACGGACAAACTGTCAAGAGATGAAGTTGACAGGATAGTTCGAGATAATAATCCGTCGCAGCCTTTGGTCCTTGTTTCTGATAGATTTCTGCAAAATAAGCATTAATCACAGAGGGTGGCGGTGTGATAAAGGCCAGCTTTTGACTATCCGTTAAGCCTTTTAATTGCCGTGTCAGATACACCCTATCAAGACTCGTAAAACCACCGTATTTCAAGGCCAGATTAATATAATCCATTTTCAAATTCCTCTAATTTCCACTTATCTTTCTTTGAAATATAGCCCTTGATGATCTCCACATCATCTTCATAAAAGCGCATATCGATTAAGGCTATCCGCCCAAGGTCATGCAGTGTATAACTGTCTTTCAGGGGGACGCGAATCTCAAATGGCTCAAACATGGTTTTGATTTTTGCTAAGACCATCATCTGGATATGGGATTTGGCATTCTCATCTTTGGCAGATAGCATGACATGCGGAAATTGACTCGGTGTAAAGTGATCATCTGTCTTATCTAGTTTATTATAAAGAGCCAGGCGTGGAATGTCCAACATCTCTAACTCTTGCAAAATGGTCAAGACAACTTCTTCCTGCTCAGTATGATTGGGATCAGAAGCATCAATCACATGGAGTAGCAAGTCGACAGTCATCGATTCTTCCAAGGTTGATTTAAAAGCTGAAATCAACTCTGTCGGTAAATCCTGGATAAATCCAACCGTATCGGTCACCGTTACTTGGAAGGTATCGGACAGCTGTACCTGCTTAGTCGTTGCATCTAAGGTCGCAAACAATTCATCTGCCTCATACTGGCGCTTATCTGTCAGAGCATTCATAATCGTTGACTTTCCTGCATTAGTATAACCAATAAGACCGATTTTGAACACACCTGATTGGATTCTGCGCTCTCGAATCGTTGCACGATTTTTCTCAACGATTTTCAATTGCCGTTCAATATCAGCAATCTGGTTACGAATGCTACGACGATTGAGCTCTAGCTGACTTTCACCAGGTCCACGAGAACCAATTCCCCCAGCTTGCCGACTCAGCATAATTCCCTGCCCAATCAGGCGTGGTAGCATGTACTTCAATTGAGCCAAGTGCACTTGTAATTTCCCCTCATGGCTCCTTGCTCTCATGGCAAAGATGTCCAAAATCAATTGCATGCGGTCAATGACTTTCACGCCCAAGATTTCCTCTAAATTGACGTTCTGCCGTGGGGTCAAGCGATTATTGACAATGACGGTATCAATGCCATCTGCTTCCACCATGAGCTTAATTTCTTCTAATTTTCCTGAACCGATAAAGGTCTTGCTGTCGTACTTTTCTCGCTTCTGGGTGTAGCTACCTTTTACAACTGCACCAGCTGTTTTAGCAAGACTCGCAAGTTCTTCCATAGACATGACAAAGTTTTCTGTCTGCTGCAGTTCTACTCCAATCAGCAAGGCACGCTCTTCTTCTTTTCTCGTTTCAATCATGATTTTTCCTCTAAAAATTCCGTTACTCGTTGGAAAATCTGGTCCTTGAATCCCTCTTCAGATACGAGGTCAAACACCACCTGCATGCGGTTACGAAACCAGGTCAATTGGCGTTTGGCAAAGCGGCGGGTGTTTTGCTTGACCTTGTCAATCGCTTCTGTGACAGTTATCTCCCCTTTAAAATAAGGAAACCATTCCTTGTATCCAATTCCCAAACTGGCTTGAGCTGTTGGATAGGTTTCATAGAGCCACTTGGCTTCTTCTAACAAGCCGACTTCCACCATCTGATTCACACGCTGGTTGATGCGTTCATATAAGACAGCTCGTTCATCTGACAGGCCAATCACTAAGGCTTCATAAGGTGGTTCTTGGTTTTCCAACTCTTGACCAAAATGTGCCAACTCCAATTGCCTCATAGCACGACGGCGGTTGATTTGGGGAATTTCAATTCCCAGCTCTGCTATTTTCCCAAATAAACGCTCATCTGGCCAAGTGTCTAGCTCTTTTCGGTAGGCGAGAATCTCCTCATGTGCCACCTGACCACCCAAATGATAGCCCTCCAGCAAACTTTGAATATAAAGACCTGTGCCACCTACGATAATCGGCACCTTTCCTTTTTCAGCAAGTTCCGCAATCAACTGGCTAGCTTCTGCTACAAAATCATAGGCAGAATAGCCTTCTGTCACATCGCGCACATCAATCAAATGGTGGGGCGCAAGGCCCTGCTCTTCCTTGGTTGCCTTGGCTGTTCCAATATCTAATTGTCGATAAACCTGCTGACTGTCGCCACTAATAATCTCTCCATTATAGCGCTGTGCAAGCTCAATTCCTAGGGCAGTTTTCCCCACCGCAGTCGGTCCTACCACTGCTATTATCTTTGTTTTCATCTTTTTCCTTGAAAATTTTTTGTTTTTTCGCTACAATCTATTATAACATAAGTAAAGGAGAAAGAACTATGGCTAAAGGTTTTGGAAAAGGTTTCTTAACGGGAGTAGCTAGTACAGTCGCTCTTGCTGCAGGTGCTGTCTTTACGATTCATAAAACAATCATTGAACCTGAAGAAAAGAAAGAAGCGTTCATCGAAGAAAATCGCAAAAAAGCAGCACGCCGCCGTGTTGCACATTAAAAAAATGCTCCAGTGGAGCATTTTTTCACGAGCCTGAAAATCAAAAAGCGAGTTGGGAGTGGGACAGAAATCGGTAACTCGTAAGAGTTCGATTTCGTTGTCCCACCCCCGCAAGTTGACTAGCTTTCACAATTAAGAATTGTGAAAGGTTGGAAATAGAGCTAGCGAAATGTTCGCTAGCCTCTTCTACTAGAATGTTGATTTATCAACATTTTACAAACCAGACAACTACTGCGCTAAACTGTTAAAACTATGTAACGTAACGAGGTAAGAGACTTTTGTCTCAACCTCGTTTTTTCGCGAGCCTAGAAATAAACAGGCGAGTCATGCTCCAGTGGAGCATTTTTTCACGAGCTTGGAAATAAACAGGCGAGTTATACCCTACTAGGGTATTTTTTCATTTCTACAAGATAAGAGCGTAACGGATTCTAGCCTATCCATTTCTTTTTCATTATCTTTTCATGCTCAAAAGAAGAAGACAACTATCTTTCAATTGTTTTAGAAAACGGAGTTTTGTGATTCTTAATAAAATTGCCAAATTGACTGGTAATATCATCCGAGTCATCTGTATCATAATCAGAATTATAATCATCATAATCATCGGAAAAATCAACCTTCCCAAATGGAATAAATTTAGTATTTATTGGCTTTTCTAATGATGGTTTAATAAAATGAAATATTGACACAAAACTAATTCCCACTAATAATATAACGACTAATAATTTTTTCATGATTTTCTCTCCAATGGATGATAAATATATGCTTGTTGTTTGTAAGACTTACAAGAATCATTCTACAGGAAAAATCAATTCATTTAAAAATCGTTACATATCTGTAAGTTGGCTGATAGTTTGCTCAATTTGCCTAGAAATACTATAACTCTCTACAAGATTGGTCATTTTTAAGCACTCTTTCATAATATCTAACGCATCTTCAAAACCTTGTAAATATCTTAAATGAGCTTTGCAAAATTTTAACCGTAATTTTTCCATAAGATAACTGTCTAAAATATTAAAATTATCAAGGAGTCTAATAAACTTAGAGGCTATTCTTTCTTCTCCTCTATCCAATAAAACTCCTGTAATGTTCAATAGCAACCGATAAGTTTTTCTTTGATTCTCTTCAATACTATCATAAAATTGACTTCGAGTTATTGCTTCTTGTCCTAAAACTTCTAAAGCCTTTGTTTCTAAAGAACGAGCACAATTACTTAATATCCATAATTCATATCTGCACCACTCATCAATAGACATCAAATAATCGGTTATCACTCTCTTTTCTTCTCTGGGAATAACAATAGTTGAATCACACTTATTCATAAAAACATGTAGCACAGCAATCATCAGACGATCCGATTTCCTTGCTGTATCACGATACTTACATTCATAATCAGTAAGAATGCGTCTTAAAAAATCAATATTCCTATTTTCTATAGCTTCATAAAGTTCATTAGATAAACGTATATCCCCAATACCATAATAATTGTTATAAAAAGTTGAGAACTCTCCCTGCAAAACATCCATATTATTCAAACAATGGAAAAATGTATCAACCGTCAGATTGCTCTTTCCATTCTCAAAACGTGATAACTGAGCAGGAGTTACAAAATCTCCAGCGACCTCTTTTAAAGACATATTCTTTGATTCTCGAATAATTTTAAAAACTTTTCCATACTGTTCTTTCATGTAACACCTCTTTACAGATATGTAATAAAATCTATTTCAGTTAAAAAATAGTATACCATAGTTCTAGTTTAATAGAAATTGGAAAGGAGACAACATGTCCACACTTTTAGCCTTACAATCCTTAACAAAACAGTATGCCTCTCAAAAGGCTGTCAACCACATTTCCTTCTCCATTCAAAAAGGGGAAATCTGTGGTCTTGTCGGAGAAAATGGAGCAGGAAAGACGACTCTTTTGCGAATCCTCTCTGGTCTAATCGCACCAACATCCGGTGAAATTTTTTCATCCCAACCCTATCGCATCGGTGCACTCATTGAATCACCTGCTCTGCAACCAAATCTCTCAGCGGAAGGAAATCTTCACTATATTGCCCTACAACTAGGATTAAAAAATAGACAGCAGATTATTGAAGAAACTCTTGAAATAGTTGGTCTCCAAGAGGTTGATCCACACAAGAAAGCTAAGGATTTTTCCCTTGGTATGCGGCAAAGACTAGCGATTGCTATGGCTATCTTGGATCGTCCAGATTTTCTCATTCTCGATGAACCTATCAACGGCTTAGACCCCGCAGGTATCCGAGATATGCGAAATATCATTCTTACTCTACGTGAACAGTACAACATGACTATTTTAATCTCTAGCCATATCTTATCAGAATTAGAATTAGTCGTAGATCGATATATTATCATGCATAAAGGGAAAATCTTACGACAATTTTCAAAAACAGAACTCCAACAAGAACTAGAAGAAAAACTCTATCTAGCAACAACTAATCTTGAAGCAACTAAAATTCTTCTGCAAAAACAAGACATTTCGTTCCAAGAAGAAGATGATTACCTCATTCTTCCAAAGGAGACAGAGATTATGTCCCTCATAGCACAGCTAATTCACGAACATATTGAACTAAAAGCAATTTTCAATAAGAAAATCGCTTTTGAAAACTACTATCTACAACTCATTCAAGAAGGAGAATCTAGCAATGAATTATCTTAAAGCAGACCTTTATCGTATCCTAAAAGAAAGAAAACTGATTTTATCCCTTTCAATCCTAATTGCCTTATCACTACTATCTGCCTTTTTACTCAGCAGTAGCCCTTCAAAGGAGGATTCCTATAGCCTAATTCAGCTCTTGACACAGTTTCTTCCACTCTTTTTTCTTGCTCCTACAAATCTCCTATTTGGAGAAGATTTCCATCACCGAACAATTAACAATCTCATTGTCAAAAAACAAAAACGAAATGCTATTTTTCTCTACAAAATTCTCACAAATCTTGTTATCAACCTACTATACATCCTTTTTGCTTACACTCTAGCACTTCTCATGCGTATTCTTCTAGGAGGCGAAGTTGATATCACAACTAGTCGGTCGATTTTTATTCACCAACTCCCTCTTTACATCTGCATTATCCTACTCTCTTCTACCCTCTTTATCGCCTTTAAGAAAATCAATCAGTCCTATCTTTCCTTTATTCTCATCGTTCTCCTGTTCGATAATGTTCTTCATCTGATTACAAATAATCTTCTTCATATTTCTATTCCCAATGACATTTTCTTATTTCGCGCTTTACAAAATATGGATACAAATTGGACTGCTAGCACAATCATCGCTTGCTTTTTTACAATTATCTACCTTATAAGTAGCTATCACTTATTCAAAAAGAAAGAATTGAAATAACTTCAGAGGCTGGGACAAACCTCCATTGTGACTTCGTCCTTACCCACAAAAGAATGTAATCTGGGAAGAGTACGTATAAAAAAATGAGTGTGAACATTATAATATAAAAAAGCTGAGCAAAGCTCTTCAAATAGTAAAAACACATAAGATCATGTTCTCTGAACCTTGATTTTATGTGTTTTTTTATATTTTGACTCAAAACTGAGCTTGTCCCAACCTCTTTTTCATTTCTACAAGATAAGAGCGTAACGGATTCTATTCTATCCATTTCTTTTTTATTCGCCTATAAATTGAACCGAAAAAGTGGAACAAACTCCTTAACATAAAGCAAAGGAAGAAAAGCACTAGGAGCCCAAACAGCCTTGCTAGATTCATCACATCAAGCAAAAAAAGATGCCAACCAACTACAATCAGGAGAACAAGGACCCACCTCACTCCCCAGCTAAGCTTTCGTTTAATGACCCACTCTAAAAAGTCTTCTCCTGCATGGCTTCTTGTTTCTTGATATTCTTCTTTGATTTTGTTGATTTTTCCCATTGCGCTATCCATTTGTCTACCCTCACACTATGAAACTATCCAAAACACAAGCAACAAAGCCCTTACAGGATCGTATTCTTTTCTTACTATTATATCCTACTTCAATGGCTCGGTCAATTATTTTCAGAAAATTCTGTTCTTTTAGTTGAGCCAATCAGCACATCAAGCCTTACCCCTACTGACTGCTGTATAGTGGATTGATACTCGTCAAAAATCAAACTCTGATGTCGTTAACTCGCCTTGCTGAACGATGTCCTAACCTTTATGCAATTCACTATAATACGTAAAAACTGCTGGACGGAAGATCCAACAGTTTCTTCTTTTCATCACACAATCACATCTTCTTTTTCAATCAAGAAAATCGTGACTATCATGCCAAGTGTGACAAGCAGTAGACTGATAATCAGGGGTACCCAAGAAGCTGCAATCGAATAGCTATACCCTAAAACAGCAGGTCCTATCGCTGCAATGAGATAGCCTCCGGTCTGAACCATCCCTGATAAGCGAGCCGTTGCTTGACTATTACTAGTTTTTAGGGACAGCGACAACATCATGTAAGGGAACAAAGCACTGACAGATAAGCCGAGCAAGAGATGAATAATCAACCACATGATAAAGGTTGTTGGTGTGAATAACATCAGGACGAGACCCATTAGGGTTAGGCAAGATAAGCCAGTCATCATGATTGCTCGTTGCTCTTTTTTCAGGCGTGAGACAATTCCAGGAATCACCATGGAAACAGGTATACTCACCAAACTAAAAATCCCAGCTAAAAATCCTGCCTGAGCTTGAGCTAAACCTGCGGTTTGTGCCATCGTTGGCAACCATGTCAACTCGGTGTAAAAGAGCATGGATTGCAGACCACTAAAGACTAGAAAAATGACCGCATACTTGTTCTTCCAAAGCGATGAAGTTGCCATTACTTCTGTTTGGGCAGTATGATGATTCTGTCGCATATTTGGGAGCCAAAACAGAAAAGCTAGTCCGACAAAGCCTGTCACCAAGATGATAAAGAAAGACCATGATGTTGCTGCCACAATGGGAACAGCCACCATTGATGCTACCGTAGACATGAGCCCCATCATCGTAATGTATAGGGTGGTATATAGACCAATCTTATGCGGAAAACTGGCTGCAACGATACTGGGCAATAAGACATTAATCATAGCAATGGTTGCCCCTACTAGAATCGTTCCCAAATACAAAAAAGGAAGATTGACAATCCGCAACAGCGAGCCGATTGCCATAGTGAGTAAGACCCCACTCATCAACCGCTCCATGCCAAAGCGATTGGCTACTTTCGGAGCGATAGAAGAGCAGAGAGCAAACATGAGAAGCGGAATAGAAGTAAGAAGCCCCAACTCACTGACCGACACTCCCAAGCTACTTGCAATATCTGTTAAAATCGGAGGAATGGCTGTAATCGGCACGCGCATCACCGCTCCTAACATCACAATTCCTACTGCAACAAAGACTGATTGTTTCTTCATGTAAACCTCATTTTTCTAGCTGTCATTTTAGTCATTATACCATATTTCAAGGGAAGAAAATAGGCTAGAAGGGCATTCCCATAAGATATAGCTTTCGACTATAGCATTTCTTTCAAAATAACTATTTTTCATTTTCATCTACTTTCGATAGAATAAAAACATCAACGAGAAATGGAGAAATGAACATGACAAGATCAAGATTTCAACTCGTAGGCTCTCTCCTACGTCCAGCTGATTTACGGGACTACAAGACGCAAATCGAGCACCGTGATGACATCAACTATCCTTTCTATCAAGATTTTCCAGGCTACCAAGAAACGGAAACTAAGGATATCAAAGCAATTATTGCTGAACAAAAGGAAAATGGCATTGACATCGTGACAGACGGTGAATATTCAAAATCAATGTGGCATCTTGACTTTATCTGGGGTTTCAAAGGAATCGAGCGCTATATCGCAGAACATGGTTATACCTTTAAGGATCATGACGGTGGCCATTTTGAAACACGTAAGGATATCGGTATCCGCATTACGGAAGAATTATCTGGGAAAAACCACCATTTTATCGACATTTATAAATTGGTCAAAGCTGAAGCAGGAGATACTGCAACAAAACTAACCGTCTGGGGACCTGCTCATGCCTTTACTGAACTATCTGTCTTCGACCGCCTATATGGAGAAGGGCAGATTTACCCAACAGCAGAGGCATTACAAGCTGGAGTTGTCAAGGCCTACAAAGAATTTCTTGAAGATTACAAGACCGCTGGTGGTAAGATTATCCAATTCGATGACTGTCTCTGGGAATTATTTGATGAAAACAACCCAGCTAGCTTCTTTGCTGACGGCAATGCTGCTCTGTCTGATTTGGCAGATTCCTTTGTCGCTCTCAACAATGAGGTAGTCGATTTCGCTCATGAACTTGGCTTGACAGTTTGGACTCACAACTGCCGTGGAAACTACGAAAGCCGTCATGCAGCTGGTGGTACCTATGAAGCTATCGCTCAAAAATTCCTCCGTGATCAACACTATGACCGCTTCTTCCTTGAGTGGGATGACGAGCGTGCTGGAGATTTAAAAGCACTTGAAAGCCTCAAAGATTCCAAAGCTGAAATCGTCTTAGGCCTCCTCTCTAGTAAGACAAACACCCTCGATGATGAAGAACGGGTCTACCAATTACTCGAGCAAGCTAGTCAAATCATTCCAAAAGAACGCCTCTACCTTTCTCACCAATGCGGCTTTGCCTCATGTGATTCTGGAAATGAATTGTCTACTGCTGAACAATGGGCTAAAATCAAGCAAGGGCAAGAGATTGCAGAAAAATTCTGGGCAAACTAAAATTCCCACTATAACATACGAAAAGCATAGAAATTTGTCTGTTTCTATGCTTTTCTTCTATCCTCTAAAAGAAAATGCTAAAGCGCATCCACTTCTCATCAATTGCTTCAAAACGGTAGGTCAACTGGTGCTGATCTAAAATCTGCTGCACAATAAAGAGACCTAGTCCCGTTCCACCGTCCTTGCGACTACGACTGTAATCCGGTCGATAAAAGGGTTGGAAAATCTGTTTGATTTGCTCCTCGCTTAAGATTTTTTCTGCCTCATTTTCAATAATCAACTGCTGTTGGTCTACGGATAAGTGAATGTCTCCCCCAGCTTTTGTATAATGAAAGGCATTATCTAAAATATTCTTGATTGCCTTGAGTAAATAAGTTTGATTGCCTTCTATCTCTACTGGTAAAATCTTTGCGACAAATCGATAGCCCTGTACAGTAGCCAAGGTCTGGTAAAATCCAACCTGCTCATCTAGGACATCTGATAAGGAAAAGACACTGGTTTGTTCTTCTACATCCTGCATCTCTAATTTGGAAATCGCTAGAATCGATTGGACAAGCTGCGATTGCTCTTCCAGCATTTCACGGCATTTTTTGAGGTATTTGTCCCGATTCTTAAAATCGCCAATCCCATAAATCATACCGTCTACAATACCAAGCATACCTGCAATCGGTGTCTTAAGTTCATGCGAGGTCATCCGTAAAAATTCTGCCTTGCTTCGCTCACTTTCTGCGACTTTCTCGTTTTCTAGTCGCAAGGCTTCCATATGACGCAAGAGACTTTCATAGAGTGTATTGACATCCTGCGCTAAATCAGCAATTTCATCATTTCCATTGACTTGACAGAAAACATCTGGGGATAGGCTCACCATTTTTCGGGTTGTGGCAGAAATTTGCTTGAGACGTTTGGTCGAAATTCGACTATAGATAAAGGACAGAACGACTCCTAGACACAGAGAAAAGAGCAATAAATAAGGTGATAACTCAAACAGCACCTGACTGGCGTCCGAAACGGGTTGTAGAGAATATTCGCCTTCTAAAGTATAATTTTGACCGTCCGCATCTGTGATGACTTCTTTTAATTGGGCACGCTCATTATCTGCCACAATAAAGGGGCTGACTTGAACTGCTATCCCCTCATCCGAGGCCTCTATCTTTGGATAGTAGAGTTTTCCTGTCGCATCCGATAAAGCATACCACATACGCAGATTCTTTTTATCGTAATAGGTGAGAAGAGCCTCGATTTCCTCTTCGGATTTCCCTTGAATGCTTTGGGAAACTTGGCTAAATTCCTGCGTTACTTCTGCTGTTTTCACTGATTGGTAGTAAATCGGCATGACAAAATACAAAGTTGTCAGCAAAGTCGTTACGACAACAAAGACCATGCCACTTGTTAAGAGAAAGTGTTTTTTAGCAATTTTCACTAGTCATCTCTCCCCAACTGATACCCCATACCGGTGATGGTCACCAAAGGAATACCTGGTATCTTCTTCCGAATATTCTTAATGTGGTTATCTAGAACTCGCGTATCTAATTCGCTATAACCCCAGATAACATCC
Above is a window of Streptococcus sp. zg-86 DNA encoding:
- a CDS encoding sensor histidine kinase: MKIAKKHFLLTSGMVFVVVTTLLTTLYFVMPIYYQSVKTAEVTQEFSQVSQSIQGKSEEEIEALLTYYDKKNLRMWYALSDATGKLYYPKIEASDEGIAVQVSPFIVADNERAQLKEVITDADGQNYTLEGEYSLQPVSDASQVLFELSPYLLLFSLCLGVVLSFIYSRISTKRLKQISATTRKMVSLSPDVFCQVNGNDEIADLAQDVNTLYESLLRHMEALRLENEKVAESERSKAEFLRMTSHELKTPIAGMLGIVDGMIYGIGDFKNRDKYLKKCREMLEEQSQLVQSILAISKLEMQDVEEQTSVFSLSDVLDEQVGFYQTLATVQGYRFVAKILPVEIEGNQTYLLKAIKNILDNAFHYTKAGGDIHLSVDQQQLIIENEAEKILSEEQIKQIFQPFYRPDYSRSRKDGGTGLGLFIVQQILDQHQLTYRFEAIDEKWMRFSIFF